The proteins below come from a single Deinococcus malanensis genomic window:
- a CDS encoding ABC transporter substrate-binding protein, which yields MNRMRLLALGFALATGAACAQPVELQLWTWYLSPKFDTYVKETVAAFEKANPGIKVRWFDKQDSMVQDFIASVNLGNAPDVVNLNIDETQKAAQNGFLRAASDLTGTSTLNATFYPQSLRNFTTGGKVYGYPWYGWLNEGVLLYNPDLMKKAGLTRAPRSMSEMLSYAKTIKDKTGAYGWVPALKDPNTASFLGYFYSEGLPIYNASGRAVFNSPAHAALLQQYVNLFKGGYIPEDAVRREAFQIATELYTQNRVAMIVGGPQALTRIKDTNPTLYSKTVVTEAPLGKAGVQTGGSMSLVVPAASKHPKEAARLAAFMTNNLNQLAFAKVVPVVPTTRAAQTAAQFKKGGTDAIQEATALVGASGRFINPGYKAPGNSDDLYKNFNDNIEAAMMGKKAPQKALNDAVAYWNANMKK from the coding sequence ATGAACAGAATGCGTCTGCTCGCCCTCGGTTTCGCTCTCGCCACCGGAGCCGCGTGCGCTCAACCGGTGGAGTTGCAGCTGTGGACCTGGTACCTCAGTCCCAAGTTCGACACGTACGTCAAGGAGACCGTCGCGGCTTTCGAGAAGGCCAACCCCGGCATCAAGGTGCGCTGGTTCGATAAGCAGGACTCCATGGTCCAGGACTTTATCGCCAGCGTAAACCTCGGCAATGCGCCTGACGTTGTCAACCTCAACATCGATGAAACCCAGAAGGCCGCGCAGAACGGCTTCCTGCGCGCTGCGAGCGACCTGACGGGTACCTCGACCCTGAACGCCACGTTCTATCCGCAGAGCCTGAGGAATTTCACGACCGGCGGCAAGGTCTACGGGTACCCGTGGTACGGCTGGCTCAACGAGGGCGTGCTGCTGTACAACCCTGACCTCATGAAAAAAGCCGGGCTGACCCGCGCTCCCCGGTCCATGAGCGAGATGCTGTCCTACGCCAAGACCATCAAGGACAAGACCGGCGCGTACGGCTGGGTGCCGGCCCTGAAAGACCCGAACACCGCGTCGTTCCTGGGGTACTTCTACAGCGAGGGGCTCCCGATCTACAACGCCAGCGGCCGCGCGGTCTTCAACTCCCCGGCGCACGCCGCCCTGCTCCAGCAGTACGTCAACCTCTTCAAGGGCGGTTACATTCCCGAAGACGCCGTCCGCCGTGAAGCCTTCCAAATTGCCACGGAACTGTACACCCAGAACCGGGTGGCCATGATCGTCGGCGGCCCTCAGGCCCTTACCCGCATCAAGGACACCAACCCCACGCTGTACAGCAAAACCGTCGTCACTGAAGCTCCGCTGGGAAAAGCCGGGGTACAGACTGGCGGCAGCATGAGCCTGGTGGTGCCCGCCGCCAGCAAACACCCTAAAGAAGCCGCCCGCCTGGCCGCGTTCATGACCAACAACCTTAACCAGCTGGCCTTCGCCAAGGTGGTGCCGGTGGTGCCCACCACCCGCGCCGCGCAGACCGCCGCGCAGTTCAAGAAGGGAGGCACCGACGCCATTCAGGAAGCCACTGCCCTCGTCGGCGCGTCGGGCCGTTTCATCAACCCCGGTTACAAGGCACCCGGCAACAGTGACGACCTGTACAAGAACTTCAACGACAACATCGAAGCGGCCATGATGGGCAAGAAGGCGCCTCAGAAGGCACTAAATGACGCTGTCGCGTACTGGAACGCCAACATGAAGAAATGA
- a CDS encoding carbohydrate ABC transporter permease — translation MRFSWRDTLMSYAFLAPALLLLLAFTFYPLAYGTYLSFTEYTGARFARGLEPRWVGLQNFRTLLADPLFLTSLGNSLKYLLVVPALQLASLAVAVLVNRQLPGITLYRAAYYIPVVTSVSLAAVMWEWVYHREGTLNWALTALHLLPREGTFGWLNNESTAFFAVMLVTFWRGFGYYMVLYLAGLQGIPAELDEAARLDGASPWQRFWRVTVPLMKPTILLCTLLSTISALRVLEEVLVLTGGGPLNSTYTALMYVYAKAFQGFNFDYGLASAAGLVVALVALALSMLNLRLLRPAAGDDT, via the coding sequence ATGCGTTTTTCCTGGCGGGACACCCTGATGTCCTACGCGTTCCTGGCTCCGGCCCTGCTGCTGCTGCTCGCCTTTACCTTCTATCCCCTGGCGTACGGCACCTACCTGAGCTTCACCGAGTACACCGGCGCCCGGTTCGCACGGGGCCTGGAGCCCAGATGGGTGGGCCTGCAGAACTTCAGGACCCTGCTCGCGGACCCGCTGTTCCTCACGTCCCTGGGCAACAGCCTGAAATACCTGCTGGTGGTCCCGGCCCTGCAACTCGCCTCCCTGGCAGTCGCCGTGCTCGTCAACCGCCAGCTGCCAGGCATCACCCTCTACCGTGCGGCCTACTACATTCCGGTGGTGACCAGCGTGTCCCTGGCTGCGGTGATGTGGGAATGGGTCTACCACCGGGAAGGTACTCTCAACTGGGCGCTGACGGCCCTGCACCTGCTGCCCCGCGAAGGCACCTTCGGCTGGCTGAACAATGAAAGCACCGCCTTTTTTGCGGTCATGCTGGTGACGTTCTGGCGAGGATTCGGTTATTACATGGTGCTATACCTGGCTGGACTGCAGGGGATTCCTGCTGAACTCGACGAAGCCGCTCGGCTCGACGGCGCGAGCCCCTGGCAGCGGTTCTGGCGGGTCACGGTTCCCCTGATGAAACCCACCATCCTGCTGTGCACCCTGCTGTCGACCATCTCCGCGCTGAGGGTGCTCGAAGAGGTGCTGGTGCTGACCGGTGGCGGACCCCTGAACTCCACCTACACCGCCCTGATGTACGTGTATGCCAAAGCCTTCCAGGGATTCAATTTTGATTACGGTTTGGCCAGTGCCGCCGGCCTCGTGGTCGCGCTCGTCGCCCTGGCACTGTCCATGTTAAATCTCCGGCTGCTGCGGCCAGCTGCTGGGGACGACACGTGA
- a CDS encoding carbohydrate ABC transporter permease: MSAVTASRVRARPQARRSTRKALNTGLRYLLLSVVLLFAIFPFLWTLAIALTDKTAGTSIYAFPSSLFPRQVTLNNFGEVYRSFGLGRYLWNSVSITLMTVTGTLIISALAAYPLARFRFPGRNLVFCVIVLTLVLPGETTFLANTLTLQKLHLLGTHLGVVVPTIAGAFGIFLMRQAFLSVPTALLEAARIDGAGELTILTRIMLPLTRPSLAALGIFTLVTSWNAYFWPMLVLSSTPEKAPLSVAVLKLKGQFSYDPFNIAAGSLIMMLPVLLVFLLAQRHFMQGMEGAVK; encoded by the coding sequence GTGAGCGCCGTGACAGCCTCACGGGTCCGCGCGCGCCCGCAGGCACGCCGGTCCACCCGGAAAGCCTTGAATACGGGCCTGCGGTACCTCCTGCTGAGCGTGGTGCTGCTGTTCGCGATTTTTCCTTTTCTGTGGACCCTGGCTATCGCCCTGACCGACAAGACTGCCGGCACCAGCATCTATGCCTTTCCGAGCAGTCTCTTTCCCCGCCAGGTGACCCTGAATAATTTCGGGGAGGTGTACCGGTCGTTCGGCCTGGGCCGCTACCTGTGGAACAGCGTCTCCATCACGCTCATGACCGTGACCGGAACGCTGATCATCTCCGCACTGGCCGCCTACCCGCTGGCGCGCTTCCGCTTCCCGGGCCGGAACCTGGTGTTCTGCGTGATCGTGCTGACCCTGGTGCTTCCAGGCGAAACCACCTTCCTGGCGAACACTCTGACCCTGCAGAAACTCCATCTGCTCGGAACCCACCTCGGTGTGGTGGTCCCGACCATCGCTGGCGCCTTTGGCATCTTCCTGATGCGACAGGCTTTCCTGTCCGTGCCGACCGCTCTGCTCGAGGCCGCGCGGATTGACGGCGCGGGTGAGCTGACCATCCTGACTCGGATCATGCTGCCCCTCACCCGCCCGAGCCTCGCGGCCCTGGGCATATTCACACTGGTGACAAGCTGGAATGCCTACTTCTGGCCGATGCTGGTGCTCTCGTCCACTCCAGAGAAAGCGCCGCTAAGTGTGGCCGTACTGAAACTCAAAGGGCAGTTCAGCTACGATCCGTTCAATATTGCCGCCGGGTCACTCATCATGATGCTGCCGGTGCTGCTGGTCTTCCTGCTCGCCCAGCGCCACTTCATGCAGGGCATGGAAGGCGCGGTCAAGTGA
- a CDS encoding glycoside hydrolase family 3 N-terminal domain-containing protein: MKAARTLIVDLPGPDLTPDQGQFLHKHGFGGVCLFARNFSTPARTARLVRDIRDALGDAALIATDQEGGAVLRRLDVPHPPAPMGLGALRDPAAAREAGAVAARGLLDLGINWNFAPSLDVHVNPLNPVIGERAFASDPHLVAELGVAWAQGSEAAGVMSAVKHFPGHGDTHLDSHLDLPVVRKSRDALEACEWLPFRVAVRAGVGSVMTAHIVYPALDPWAPATVSPAVLTGLLRQAWGYDGVVVTDAMDMRAVSDLYPGGSGAPLALAAGADAVLVCGHGTRSTHADHVAALDQALSNGTLEEERLEEAARRLTNAAARFPGTPRPYTSAQRAADQARVGDWARQSVTRIGPVPRLEANSEVVLLAPEHPDIGGPYGDSLRGEALARALRTNFPRLRYACHGTQDIQAALALLDACPDALIILATTTRWSPTPAQVELAGLLASRGGIHLSLWNPEHVPALGLPALITFGFRPDHLNAAAHALMTGEAPGQLPVA, encoded by the coding sequence GTGAAGGCTGCGCGAACGCTGATCGTCGACCTTCCCGGCCCTGACCTCACGCCAGACCAGGGGCAGTTCCTCCACAAGCATGGCTTCGGCGGCGTGTGCCTGTTCGCCCGGAATTTCAGCACGCCCGCACGAACGGCGCGGCTGGTGCGGGATATCCGTGACGCGCTGGGCGATGCGGCCCTGATCGCCACGGATCAGGAAGGAGGCGCGGTGCTCAGGCGCCTGGACGTCCCACACCCTCCTGCGCCCATGGGCCTGGGCGCCCTGCGCGATCCGGCGGCGGCCCGTGAAGCAGGTGCCGTCGCCGCGCGGGGGCTACTGGACCTGGGCATTAACTGGAACTTTGCGCCCAGCCTGGATGTCCACGTCAACCCCCTGAACCCGGTGATCGGGGAACGGGCGTTCGCCAGTGATCCTCATCTGGTGGCCGAACTGGGCGTGGCCTGGGCCCAGGGCAGCGAAGCCGCCGGGGTGATGAGCGCTGTCAAACATTTTCCCGGCCATGGGGATACGCACCTGGACAGTCACCTCGACCTTCCGGTGGTGCGCAAGTCCCGTGATGCCCTGGAGGCCTGTGAGTGGTTGCCTTTCCGCGTGGCGGTGCGGGCTGGGGTGGGGAGTGTCATGACAGCACATATTGTGTATCCGGCGCTGGACCCGTGGGCGCCCGCGACCGTCTCTCCTGCCGTGCTGACCGGCCTGCTGCGCCAGGCGTGGGGGTATGACGGCGTGGTGGTCACCGATGCAATGGACATGCGGGCTGTGTCGGACCTCTACCCGGGCGGGTCCGGGGCGCCGCTGGCTCTTGCAGCCGGCGCGGACGCCGTGCTGGTGTGTGGCCATGGAACGCGATCGACCCATGCCGATCACGTTGCGGCCCTTGACCAGGCGCTGTCGAACGGAACACTCGAGGAAGAGCGGCTGGAGGAGGCCGCACGCCGGCTGACGAACGCCGCAGCACGGTTTCCAGGCACTCCGCGGCCATACACATCCGCGCAACGGGCCGCCGACCAGGCCCGGGTCGGCGACTGGGCCCGTCAGTCCGTCACCCGGATCGGTCCTGTGCCCAGGCTGGAGGCCAACTCGGAGGTCGTGCTGCTGGCCCCGGAACATCCAGACATTGGTGGACCGTACGGGGATAGCCTGCGGGGCGAAGCGCTCGCGCGAGCCCTGCGCACGAACTTCCCGCGCCTCCGCTATGCATGCCACGGCACCCAGGATATTCAGGCAGCCCTGGCCCTGCTGGACGCGTGTCCGGACGCCCTTATAATTCTGGCGACCACCACCCGGTGGTCCCCTACCCCCGCTCAGGTGGAACTCGCTGGCCTGCTGGCATCCCGCGGTGGGATCCACCTTTCGTTGTGGAATCCCGAACACGTCCCCGCACTTGGGCTTCCCGCCCTGATCACCTTTGGCTTCAGGCCAGATCACCTGAACGCGGCGGCTCACGCCCTGATGACAGGAGAGGCACCGGGCCAGCTCCCCGTAGCGTGA
- a CDS encoding LacI family DNA-binding transcriptional regulator, whose product MSEPFVAVTLADVARSAGVSKMTVSNVINNKPGMSDATRERVQRAINATGYVVNPAARALSGRRSNLIGVLTPHINLPFATEILHGASVTAEAAGLNLAIFTTANNVTLERERATLLRTLADGVLLVIPSADEHHIFGNAIPVVTLGAHGHRTVQVDNHTGGALATQHLIDLGHTRIGHIAGMRDVLRDAVDRQAGYHAALLAAGLPAPEAYVQDGEFSEELGERAARTLLTLPEPPTAIFAANDRSAIGAVRAATALGLNVPRNVSIVGFDDIHAASVMDPPLTTIRQPLEEMGTTAAQLLIDLIRGEERTEMHICFPATLIVRGSTAPPGRTQSASS is encoded by the coding sequence GTGTCTGAACCCTTTGTCGCCGTGACCCTGGCAGACGTGGCCCGCAGTGCGGGTGTTTCCAAAATGACTGTCTCCAACGTCATTAACAACAAACCCGGCATGTCCGATGCAACCCGGGAACGCGTGCAGCGGGCCATCAATGCTACCGGCTATGTCGTCAATCCTGCGGCCCGCGCCCTGAGTGGCCGCCGAAGCAACCTGATCGGCGTGCTGACTCCTCACATCAACCTTCCCTTTGCCACCGAGATCCTGCACGGTGCCAGCGTGACCGCTGAAGCCGCCGGCCTGAATCTTGCGATTTTTACCACCGCCAATAACGTTACGCTGGAACGCGAACGAGCCACCCTGCTGCGCACACTGGCTGATGGTGTCCTGCTGGTCATTCCTTCGGCCGACGAGCACCACATTTTTGGGAACGCCATTCCTGTCGTCACCCTCGGGGCCCACGGCCACCGGACTGTACAGGTGGACAACCACACTGGTGGTGCACTGGCCACACAGCACCTCATAGATCTGGGCCACACCCGAATTGGCCATATTGCCGGCATGCGCGACGTACTTCGCGACGCCGTAGACCGGCAGGCAGGCTACCACGCAGCCCTGCTGGCTGCAGGTCTTCCTGCACCGGAGGCTTACGTTCAGGATGGTGAGTTCAGCGAGGAACTCGGTGAGCGGGCGGCCCGCACCCTGCTGACCCTGCCTGAGCCTCCCACCGCGATCTTCGCCGCCAACGACCGATCTGCGATCGGGGCGGTGCGGGCCGCCACCGCACTTGGCCTGAACGTTCCGCGAAACGTCTCGATTGTCGGCTTCGACGACATCCACGCGGCGTCGGTGATGGATCCTCCGCTCACCACCATCCGCCAGCCCCTCGAAGAGATGGGCACCACCGCTGCCCAGCTCCTGATCGACCTGATCCGGGGGGAGGAACGGACCGAGATGCATATCTGTTTCCCCGCCACCCTGATCGTCCGTGGCTCCACTGCTCCTCCTGGTCGGACGCAGAGCGCGAGCAGCTGA
- a CDS encoding PAS domain S-box protein, whose translation MTANETPQIQHLELVQLINGIVWEADPVTRVNTFVSDRITSLLGYTPEQWRSPGFWETHIHPDDRTRIVAEGEALMGRAQPYQLEYRMTRADGQTMWLRDLITPVFQGGVMVKLGGVMLDITAEKNAQTELLAARARFSRIIESSPVGMVLSDIRTSRVLETNDAFLRIINCPRAIFMGEEDDFNPWVSADDRAELVRRLKEDRTVRDFETLHQRRSTGEQRDVLISAEYLDIDGQETLLVMAQDITDRKASERAKAATEARFQALVQNSSDVITIANRGGFLTYVSPSMEPILRHQADEVIGHNVLSYMHPDEHEQIREAFTQVVIGGPGTSVRRTSRFRRGDGEYIWLEWAATNRYHDPSVRGIVMNSRDVTERQKAEEALQARENRFRALVHNSGDLLFVINRRGYITYASESVDSALGVTQPEGRNILEFIHPDEHEETRRDFAEVVFGGPGTTSRCTHRVMTASGSYRWQEWVATNRIDDSHVGGIVLNSRDVTERLEAEMALEESRRTFEALFEHSPDAIMLTDFDTEEMPIVQCNKVAAQMNGYTREEMIGMSTYATLPDEPRGAILASGDAEFRASLEAQSVMRFESVHQRKDGSLYPVDINLALLKVGDKRVVLSIERDMTARKKAEAELRSSQERLLSSEKLASLGRLTAGLAHEINTPLAATMNYLHEAERLAREYQASIGEASVTDDDHREIAGELISTLSEGAKTATRIGEFIRRMREHTRDTVTGVKDFDAGRGAEGTLTMLTHQARAANVELVLEAPEQLVVLRGEPGRFTQVVTNLVVNAIHACEGTGKQGGTVTVRLFEQLGHPVLQVQDTGTGIPPEVLPRIFDPMFTTKDVGKGTGLGLSIIRDIVTGHFGGEISVQTSIGEGSTFSVSFPRRTRSEAPAG comes from the coding sequence ATGACCGCCAACGAGACCCCCCAAATCCAGCATCTTGAGCTGGTCCAGCTGATCAACGGCATCGTTTGGGAAGCTGACCCTGTCACCCGGGTCAACACCTTTGTATCTGACCGCATCACGTCGCTGCTGGGTTACACACCCGAGCAGTGGCGCTCACCGGGCTTCTGGGAGACCCACATTCACCCGGACGACCGGACGCGCATCGTGGCCGAGGGCGAGGCGCTGATGGGCCGCGCGCAGCCATACCAGCTCGAATACCGCATGACCCGTGCCGACGGCCAGACCATGTGGCTGCGCGACCTGATCACGCCGGTATTCCAGGGCGGCGTGATGGTCAAGCTCGGCGGCGTGATGCTCGACATTACCGCCGAAAAGAACGCCCAAACTGAGCTCCTCGCAGCCCGGGCGCGCTTCAGCCGGATTATTGAATCGAGCCCCGTTGGCATGGTCCTGTCGGACATCAGGACCTCGCGGGTGCTGGAGACCAACGACGCTTTCCTGCGCATCATCAACTGCCCGCGCGCCATCTTCATGGGCGAGGAGGACGACTTCAACCCCTGGGTCAGTGCCGATGACCGCGCTGAGCTGGTGCGTCGGCTTAAAGAAGACCGCACCGTGCGCGACTTCGAGACGCTGCACCAGCGCCGCTCGACCGGGGAGCAGCGCGATGTGCTGATAAGCGCCGAGTACCTGGATATTGACGGCCAGGAGACCCTGCTGGTAATGGCCCAGGACATCACCGACCGCAAGGCCAGCGAGCGCGCCAAGGCCGCCACCGAGGCGAGATTCCAGGCACTGGTGCAGAACAGTTCGGACGTGATCACCATCGCCAACCGAGGCGGATTCCTGACCTACGTCAGTCCTTCGATGGAGCCGATCTTGCGGCACCAGGCCGACGAGGTGATCGGGCACAACGTGCTGAGCTACATGCATCCCGACGAGCATGAGCAGATCCGCGAGGCCTTCACGCAGGTGGTGATCGGAGGACCCGGGACGAGTGTACGCAGAACCAGCCGCTTCCGACGGGGCGACGGCGAGTACATCTGGCTGGAGTGGGCGGCGACCAACCGCTACCACGACCCCAGCGTGCGCGGCATCGTGATGAACTCGCGCGACGTCACCGAGCGCCAGAAGGCTGAAGAGGCCCTGCAGGCCAGGGAGAACCGCTTCCGGGCCCTGGTCCATAACAGCGGTGACCTGCTGTTCGTGATTAACCGCCGGGGCTACATCACTTATGCCAGCGAATCGGTAGACAGCGCGCTGGGCGTCACCCAGCCCGAGGGACGCAACATCCTGGAATTCATCCACCCTGACGAGCACGAGGAAACCAGGCGCGACTTTGCTGAGGTGGTTTTTGGTGGGCCGGGAACCACTTCGCGCTGCACCCACCGCGTGATGACTGCCTCAGGCAGCTACCGCTGGCAGGAGTGGGTGGCGACGAACCGCATCGACGACTCGCACGTGGGCGGCATCGTGCTCAATTCGCGTGACGTGACCGAGCGACTCGAAGCCGAGATGGCGCTTGAGGAGAGCCGACGGACCTTTGAGGCGCTGTTCGAGCACTCTCCAGACGCGATTATGCTGACCGACTTCGACACTGAGGAGATGCCGATCGTGCAATGCAATAAAGTCGCCGCCCAGATGAACGGCTACACCCGCGAGGAGATGATCGGCATGAGCACTTATGCCACCCTGCCTGACGAGCCGCGCGGGGCAATCCTGGCCAGCGGCGACGCCGAATTCCGCGCCAGCCTCGAAGCCCAGTCGGTGATGCGTTTCGAGTCGGTGCACCAGCGCAAGGACGGTTCGCTCTACCCGGTCGACATCAACCTCGCGCTGCTGAAGGTGGGTGACAAGCGCGTGGTACTGAGCATTGAGCGCGACATGACTGCGCGCAAGAAGGCTGAAGCAGAACTCCGGTCCAGCCAGGAGCGGCTGCTGTCGTCTGAAAAGCTCGCCAGCCTGGGCCGCCTCACCGCCGGCCTGGCCCATGAGATCAACACGCCTCTGGCCGCAACAATGAACTACCTGCACGAAGCCGAACGGCTGGCCCGAGAATACCAGGCGTCTATCGGCGAGGCGTCGGTGACCGACGACGACCACCGCGAGATTGCCGGCGAACTGATCTCCACCCTGAGCGAAGGCGCCAAGACCGCCACCCGCATCGGTGAATTTATCCGCCGCATGCGCGAGCACACCCGTGACACCGTCACTGGCGTGAAGGACTTTGACGCAGGCCGCGGCGCTGAGGGCACCTTGACCATGCTGACCCACCAGGCCCGCGCCGCGAACGTGGAACTGGTCCTTGAGGCGCCGGAGCAATTGGTGGTGCTGCGCGGTGAACCCGGCAGATTTACCCAAGTGGTCACCAACCTGGTGGTCAACGCCATTCACGCCTGCGAAGGCACCGGAAAGCAGGGCGGCACGGTCACGGTGCGTCTCTTTGAGCAGCTCGGGCATCCGGTGCTGCAGGTGCAGGACACCGGCACCGGCATCCCCCCCGAAGTGCTGCCCAGGATCTTCGACCCGATGTTTACCACCAAAGACGTCGGCAAAGGCACCGGGCTGGGGCTGTCGATCATCCGCGACATTGTGACTGGTCACTTTGGTGGTGAAATCAGCGTGCAGACCAGCATCGGCGAAGGCAGCACCTTCAGCGTCAGCTTTCCGCGGCGCACGCGCAGCGAAGCGCCAGCCGGGTAA